A region of Necator americanus strain Aroian chromosome I, whole genome shotgun sequence DNA encodes the following proteins:
- a CDS encoding hypothetical protein (NECATOR_CHRI.G1620.T1): MATRHYESNTSGMNIDRFLDKFDESTLVTMKRHYWTAKQLLRTKLGKKEDEHLLASDASLDSKLTLFRSVRDTSENLLASVENYQAFLLDAILCENELGKYLKEQGKNDKREETGRMMVALGRAMLFSSHQRAAVRVPLIRFYQELHVFAERAIFDCSQTVDAVERARLEYRGSLLWMKKTSEEETRMRDRPVISIENYTIYCGDADENKVEAAEDNSKEAFYDEVNALMSKIPSQQVVIVGIDANAKMGLEQQSDVLGKCFNIRFHKRNREVPLQPKIYMAGLKDDECRTKFRQRVSIHVGVRTWKKLSDADSFTKCIQDAARSKLRRQLQQDRDNEWTSRAMEFEKAWENRNPRKAYALLKQYSGRMKRCSPVLNTANGVAVGEATLPVWKEHFKTLLNRLAPSVPELEHVHRPTYAVNEEPPTASEVLVCIQKMKNGKSGGDDGISAEMLKYLPPSGIREMTKTIRSIWINEGIPDSWRHAIIIPLHKKLSVTDPRNYRGISLLRVMYKVLERIILDRLIKHREETTRDKQAGFRPGVYD; the protein is encoded by the exons ATGGCGACACGACATTACGAGAGCAATACCAG TGGGATGAACATCGATCGATTCCTCGACAAGTTTGATGAATCCACACTAGTGACTATGAAGCGCCATTACTGGACCGCCAAACAACTCTTGAGAACTAAACTTGGCAAAAAG GAAGACGAACATCTTCTTGCTTCGGACGCTTCATTGGACTCGAAGTTAACGTTATTCCGATCTGTGAGGGACACTTCAGAGAATCTGCTCGCCTCGGTCGAAAACTACCAGGCTTTTCTCCTAG ACGCGATTCTCTGTGAGAATGAACTCGGGAAGTATCTGAAAGAACAAGGAAAGAACGATAAACGCGAGGAAACTGGCCGAATGATGGTCGCACTCGGTCGAGCGATGCTTTTCAGTAGTCATCAGCGAGCTGCCGTTCGAGTGCCCTTAATTAG GTTCTATCAAGAATTACATGTATTTGCTGAGCGAGCgatcttcgactgctcgcaAACAGTGGATGCGGTTGAAAGAGCACGTCTCGAATATCGTGGAAGTCTGTTATGGATGAAGAAGACGAGTGAAGag gaaacacgcatgagagatcggcccgtcatcagcatcgaaaattacaccatatactgcggcgatgctgatgagaacaaagtag aagccgctgaggacaacagtaaggaggccttctatgatgaagtcaatgcgttgatgtctaaaataccaagccagcaggtggtcattgtcggaatcgacgcaaatgcgaagatgggactcgaacagcaatccgatgtgctaggaaaatg cttcaatatacggttccacaagagaaaccgagaagtccctcttcaaccgaaaatctaTATGGctggtctgaaagacgatgaatgcagaacaaaattccgccaacgtgtgtctattcatgttggagtgcggacctggaagaagcttagcgatgcggattccttcacaaagtgcatccaggacgctgcaag aagcaagttgcgtcgtcaactgcaacaggaccgcgataacgagtggacgtcaagagcgatggagtttgagaaggcgtgggagaacaggaacccgcggaaagcctatgctctactaaaacagtatagcggcagaatgaaaagatgttcccctgtcctcaacactgccaatggggtagctgtcggtgaagcaacccttccagtttggaaggaacacttcaagaccttgctgaaccggctagcaccgtcagttcctgaactcgaacacgttcatagaccgacatatgcggttaacgaggagccaccgaccgcgtcggaggtcctggtttgtattcaaaaaatgaagaatggaaaatctggtggagacgacgggattagcgcagaaatgctaaaatatcttcctccgtctgggatacgtgagatgacaaagaccatccgttcaatatggataaacgaagggatacctgattcgtggagacacgctatcataattcccctccacaagaagttatccgtcacggacccaaggaattatcgaggaatctctttgctgcgtgttatgtacaaggtattggagcgcattatcctggaccgactcattaaacatcgcgaagaaacaacgcgcgacaagcaagctggctttcgtcctggcgtctacgattga
- a CDS encoding hypothetical protein (NECATOR_CHRI.G1619.T1) — MVKRVIEIWQRYSKPMQLTFLDFEAAFDSPHRGRLLNAFRADGVPGKFVRLLDDMNQRTTAAVRTPAGCTTPFEVVTGVR, encoded by the coding sequence atggtcaagagagtgatcgaaatctggcagcggtattcgaagccaatgcaactaacgtttctggactttgaagccgcgtttgactctcctcaccgaggccgtcttctcaacgcgttCCGCGCCGacggagtaccaggaaagttcgtccgcttgcttgatgacatgaatcaacgaacaactgctgcagttcgaacaccagccggatgtacaacaccgtttgaagtggtaactggagtaagataa
- a CDS encoding hypothetical protein (NECATOR_CHRI.G1621.T1), with amino-acid sequence MSVEIARCGHHCLPETGATRPHAELLLSLSSVAFPKFETKPSLFAVNLSDPGTVSEFLHYRCTAVAMFHSVLRSIRGLWA; translated from the exons ATGTCTGTGGAAATTGCGCGCTGTGGCCATCATTGCCTGCCTGAAACAGGCGCGACGCGACCGCATGCG GAGCTCCTGCTGAGCCTTTCGTCGGTCGCATTTCCCAAGTTCGAGACTAAACCTTCGCTTTTCGCTGTAAACCTGAGTG ATCCCGGGACTGTCTCGGAATTTCTCCATTATCGTTGCACAGCTGTCGCTATGTTCCATTCCGTGCTCCGATCCATAAGAGGGTTATGGGCGTAG
- a CDS encoding hypothetical protein (NECATOR_CHRI.G1618.T2) — translation MRGIVDQCPTDIILAPSGCPLTDLEYADDVVIFAESSTKLQHVVNLVSKLAAAYGLRLRHDKCKQMWISSRPRTGIRVDGQPIELVDEFCYLGCTLKNNGSYERDVQQRCAKATSAFNSLTKCLWSTPITNEVKLRVYLSAIRSIMMYGSETWAAPSTVMERLDCTERKLLRRLLGYFWPRVCHNEDLYADIDVVYRRMTHGRHQNLAPPSKVAKVNRLRFFGHILRRPADRLVQRVLRSSSSSSWKKPPGRKRKFWTEVAKEDLRTLGVDRQFRRDVRFRKIWNSDEWTNDSVQALAEYREGWAELCSRTAHLGEDADTDRQLEKFREAQSAVRLNKEKLDKLKVDTLQKVDLLSASRSNLLSHLLGKYLQMLCAYYEKTCRAYTALSANLSTFQHYEFEILTDLIEPSKKVAKKLRQESMDKEKKEYSQLPAVEPEEEAVGNLVDFDEEPAGSLKKYLFGRESPVDENNQEPEEERPESPLGVPENEPDAKKIETEQLNKIYIGPLPTLIDTEAEVPLLAPPPRAVPFQTHPSCSASKPFSLLTDTSGYSVQDLFPLVEKKKQDSDQGSIVDLLGAPSSQFPNPFEENKTTEWDLLLSQCDIQQSNDLI, via the exons atgcgaggaatagtcgaccagtgtcctacCGACATtatcttagcaccatcagggtgccccttgactgacctcgagtacgccgacgatgttgttatattcgcggaaagcagtacgaaacttcaacatgttgtcaaccttgtatcgaagctagctgcagcctatggactacgcctacgccatgataaatgcaagcagatgtggatctcttcgagaccacgaacgggaatcagggtggatggacaaccgatagaactcgtcgatgagttctgttacctaggctgtacgctgaagaacaatggcagctacgagagagatgttcagcaaagatgcgctaaagccacttctgcatttaactccttaacgaaatgtctgtggtcgacacccatcaccaacgaagtcaagctgcgagtctacctatccgcaattcgctccatcatgatgtacggatcggagacttgggcagcaccatcaacggttatggagaggcttgactgcacggaacgaaagctgcttagacggctacttggctacttttggcctagggtatgtcacaatgaagatctttacgcagatattgatgtggtataccggcggatgacacatgGAAGACATCAaaatcttgcaccgccatcgaaagtggctaaagtaaatcgtcttcgcttctttggtcatatattaaggagaccggcagatcgccttgttcaacgagttctgaggagttcgtcgagttcgagctggaagaagccacctggccgaaaacggaagttctggactgaggtggcgaaagaggacctgaggacactcggcgtggataggcagttcaggcgagacgtgaGGTTTCGcaaaatatggaatagcgacgaatggacgaatgattctgtgcaagctctcgcagaatatcgagaaggttgggcagagctgtgttcaaggacggcacacctcggcgaagatgcgg ACACCGATCGGCAGCTGGAGAAATTTCGCGAGGCTCAGTCTGCCGTACGGTTGAACAAGGAGAAACTCGACAAACTCAAAGTAGATACCTTGCAGAAA GTTGATCTCCTATCTGCATCTCGCTCGAATTTGCTATCTCATCTTCTGGGAAAATATCTGCAAATGCTTTGTGCCTACTACGAAAAGACGTGTCGTGCCTATACCGCACTATCTGCTAACCTATCGACATTTCAACACTATGAATTTGAGATTTTGACG GATCTTATTGAACCTTCCAAGAAGGTTGCGAAGAAACTTCGTCAAGAAAGTAtggataaagagaaaaaagaatactcACAGTTGCCTGCTGTTGAGCCTGAAGAGGAAGCTGTTGGAAA TCTTGTCGACTTTGACGAAGAACCAGCAGGCTCTTTGAAAAAGTACCTCTTCGGTCGAGAAAGTCCTGTAGACGAAAACAACCAAGAGCCTGAAGAAGAGAGACCAGAGAGTCCTCTAGGAGTGCCAGAAAACGAGCCGGATGCGAAAAAGATCGAAACAGAACAGCTCAACAAG ATCTACATCGGTCCCTTGCCAACCCTAATAGACACCGAAGCCGAAGTTCCTTTGTTAGCTCCGCCTCCGCGAGCAGTACCTTTTCAGACTCATCCTTCATGTAGCG CGAGTAAACCATTCTCACTTCTGACAGACACGTCCGGATACTCTGTTCAAGATCTATTTCCGTtagttgaaaagaagaaacaggaTTCTGACCAag GCAGTATAGTTGATCTTCTTGGTGCTCCGTCTTCTCAATTTCCGAATCCTTTTGAGGAGAATAAAACAAca
- a CDS encoding hypothetical protein (NECATOR_CHRI.G1620.T2) has protein sequence MTVWSTCANRRASSSLPRLRGIIDGSTLLTPEEQRKQKMRTLKLHLNYVLARNIPQSDIRKSRAVWDVAFDYDHLPVLLSFNIRFHKRNREVPLQPKIYMAGLKDDECRTKFRQRVSIHVGVRTWKKLSDADSFTKCIQDAASAGDFNQEKRLRSKLRRQLQQDRDNEWTSRAMEFEKAWENRNPRKAYALLKQYSGRMKRCSPVLNTANGVAVGEATLPVWKEHFKTLLNRLAPSVPELEHVHRPTYAVNEEPPTASEVLVCIQKMKNGKSGGDDGISAEMLKYLPPSGIREMTKTIRSIWINEGIPDSWRHAIIIPLHKKLSVTDPRNYRGISLLRVMYKVLERIILDRLIKHREETTRDKQAGFRPGVYD, from the exons atgaccgtctggtcgacttgtgcgaacagacgggcctcatcatcgcttccacgtttaagaggaatcatcgacgggtcaacccttttaacgcctgaagagcagcgcaagcagaagatgaggactcttaagcttcatctcaactacgttctggcgaggaacattcctcagtcagatatccgaaaatctagagctgtttgggacgtcgcgttcgactatGACCAccttccagttcttctcagcttcaatatacggttccacaagagaaaccgagaagtccctcttcaaccgaaaatctaTATGGctggtctgaaagacgatgaatgcagaacaaaattccgccaacgtgtgtctattcatgttggagtgcggacctggaagaagcttagcgatgcggattccttcacaaagtgcatccaggacgctgcaag cgctggtgacttcaaccaggaaaagcgtcttagaagcaagttgcgtcgtcaactgcaacaggaccgcgataacgagtggacgtcaagagcgatggagtttgagaaggcgtgggagaacaggaacccgcggaaagcctatgctctactaaaacagtatagcggcagaatgaaaagatgttcccctgtcctcaacactgccaatggggtagctgtcggtgaagcaacccttccagtttggaaggaacacttcaagaccttgctgaaccggctagcaccgtcagttcctgaactcgaacacgttcatagaccgacatatgcggttaacgaggagccaccgaccgcgtcggaggtcctggtttgtattcaaaaaatgaagaatggaaaatctggtggagacgacgggattagcgcagaaatgctaaaatatcttcctccgtctgggatacgtgagatgacaaagaccatccgttcaatatggataaacgaagggatacctgattcgtggagacacgctatcataattcccctccacaagaagttatccgtcacggacccaaggaattatcgaggaatctctttgctgcgtgttatgtacaaggtattggagcgcattatcctggaccgactcattaaacatcgcgaagaaacaacgcgcgacaagcaagctggctttcgtcctggcgtctacgattga
- a CDS encoding hypothetical protein (NECATOR_CHRI.G1618.T1) → MRGIVDQCPTDIILAPSGCPLTDLEYADDVVIFAESSTKLQHVVNLVSKLAAAYGLRLRHDKCKQMWISSRPRTGIRVDGQPIELVDEFCYLGCTLKNNGSYERDVQQRCAKATSAFNSLTKCLWSTPITNEVKLRVYLSAIRSIMMYGSETWAAPSTVMERLDCTERKLLRRLLGYFWPRVCHNEDLYADIDVVYRRMTHGRHQNLAPPSKVAKVNRLRFFGHILRRPADRLVQRVLRSSSSSSWKKPPGRKRKFWTEVAKEDLRTLGVDRQFRRDLDPDTDRQLEKFREAQSAVRLNKEKLDKLKVDTLQKVDLLSASRSNLLSHLLGKYLQMLCAYYEKTCRAYTALSANLSTFQHYEFEILTDLIEPSKKVAKKLRQESMDKEKKEYSQLPAVEPEEEAVGNLVDFDEEPAGSLKKYLFGRESPVDENNQEPEEERPESPLGVPENEPDAKKIETEQLNKIYIGPLPTLIDTEAEVPLLAPPPRAVPFQTHPSCSASKPFSLLTDTSGYSVQDLFPLVEKKKQDSDQGSIVDLLGAPSSQFPNPFEENKTTEWDLLLSQCDIQQSNDLI, encoded by the exons atgcgaggaatagtcgaccagtgtcctacCGACATtatcttagcaccatcagggtgccccttgactgacctcgagtacgccgacgatgttgttatattcgcggaaagcagtacgaaacttcaacatgttgtcaaccttgtatcgaagctagctgcagcctatggactacgcctacgccatgataaatgcaagcagatgtggatctcttcgagaccacgaacgggaatcagggtggatggacaaccgatagaactcgtcgatgagttctgttacctaggctgtacgctgaagaacaatggcagctacgagagagatgttcagcaaagatgcgctaaagccacttctgcatttaactccttaacgaaatgtctgtggtcgacacccatcaccaacgaagtcaagctgcgagtctacctatccgcaattcgctccatcatgatgtacggatcggagacttgggcagcaccatcaacggttatggagaggcttgactgcacggaacgaaagctgcttagacggctacttggctacttttggcctagggtatgtcacaatgaagatctttacgcagatattgatgtggtataccggcggatgacacatgGAAGACATCAaaatcttgcaccgccatcgaaagtggctaaagtaaatcgtcttcgcttctttggtcatatattaaggagaccggcagatcgccttgttcaacgagttctgaggagttcgtcgagttcgagctggaagaagccacctggccgaaaacggaagttctggactgaggtggcgaaagaggacctgaggacactcggcgtggataggcagttcaggcgagac TTGGATCCAGACACCGATCGGCAGCTGGAGAAATTTCGCGAGGCTCAGTCTGCCGTACGGTTGAACAAGGAGAAACTCGACAAACTCAAAGTAGATACCTTGCAGAAA GTTGATCTCCTATCTGCATCTCGCTCGAATTTGCTATCTCATCTTCTGGGAAAATATCTGCAAATGCTTTGTGCCTACTACGAAAAGACGTGTCGTGCCTATACCGCACTATCTGCTAACCTATCGACATTTCAACACTATGAATTTGAGATTTTGACG GATCTTATTGAACCTTCCAAGAAGGTTGCGAAGAAACTTCGTCAAGAAAGTAtggataaagagaaaaaagaatactcACAGTTGCCTGCTGTTGAGCCTGAAGAGGAAGCTGTTGGAAA TCTTGTCGACTTTGACGAAGAACCAGCAGGCTCTTTGAAAAAGTACCTCTTCGGTCGAGAAAGTCCTGTAGACGAAAACAACCAAGAGCCTGAAGAAGAGAGACCAGAGAGTCCTCTAGGAGTGCCAGAAAACGAGCCGGATGCGAAAAAGATCGAAACAGAACAGCTCAACAAG ATCTACATCGGTCCCTTGCCAACCCTAATAGACACCGAAGCCGAAGTTCCTTTGTTAGCTCCGCCTCCGCGAGCAGTACCTTTTCAGACTCATCCTTCATGTAGCG CGAGTAAACCATTCTCACTTCTGACAGACACGTCCGGATACTCTGTTCAAGATCTATTTCCGTtagttgaaaagaagaaacaggaTTCTGACCAag GCAGTATAGTTGATCTTCTTGGTGCTCCGTCTTCTCAATTTCCGAATCCTTTTGAGGAGAATAAAACAAca
- a CDS encoding hypothetical protein (NECATOR_CHRI.G1620.T3) codes for MATRHYESNTSGMNIDRFLDKFDESTLVTMKRHYWTAKQLLRTKLGKKEDEHLLASDASLDSKLTLFRSVRDTSENLLASVENYQAFLLDAILCENELGKYLKEQGKNDKREETGRMMVALGRAMLFSSHQRAAVRVPLIRFYQELHVFAERAIFDCSQTVDAVERARLEYRGSLLWMKKTSEEETRMRDRPVISIENYTIYCGDADENKVEAAEDNSKEAFYDEVNALMSKIPSQQVVIVGIDANAKMGLEQQSDVLGKWYT; via the exons ATGGCGACACGACATTACGAGAGCAATACCAG TGGGATGAACATCGATCGATTCCTCGACAAGTTTGATGAATCCACACTAGTGACTATGAAGCGCCATTACTGGACCGCCAAACAACTCTTGAGAACTAAACTTGGCAAAAAG GAAGACGAACATCTTCTTGCTTCGGACGCTTCATTGGACTCGAAGTTAACGTTATTCCGATCTGTGAGGGACACTTCAGAGAATCTGCTCGCCTCGGTCGAAAACTACCAGGCTTTTCTCCTAG ACGCGATTCTCTGTGAGAATGAACTCGGGAAGTATCTGAAAGAACAAGGAAAGAACGATAAACGCGAGGAAACTGGCCGAATGATGGTCGCACTCGGTCGAGCGATGCTTTTCAGTAGTCATCAGCGAGCTGCCGTTCGAGTGCCCTTAATTAG GTTCTATCAAGAATTACATGTATTTGCTGAGCGAGCgatcttcgactgctcgcaAACAGTGGATGCGGTTGAAAGAGCACGTCTCGAATATCGTGGAAGTCTGTTATGGATGAAGAAGACGAGTGAAGag gaaacacgcatgagagatcggcccgtcatcagcatcgaaaattacaccatatactgcggcgatgctgatgagaacaaagtag aagccgctgaggacaacagtaaggaggccttctatgatgaagtcaatgcgttgatgtctaaaataccaagccagcaggtggtcattgtcggaatcgacgcaaatgcgaagatgggactcgaacagcaatccgatgtgctaggaaaatggtatacatag
- a CDS encoding hypothetical protein (NECATOR_CHRI.G1622.T1) — MSKKRRHDPSEDEIDAEPIPSDPEEFKSESSVKQHKSRRQDHPRNGDDKKSKKMEKREPEKKRRTNTSSRSGSSSSSDSNSNSSDSEGSSDDSASSKSSASRNASPAKSKGRVPEKEKRKNSPVLAEKRRRSISDERKRKKGSLPNSSPVRQRSPSKSSKEARPNAKSSREEASGSSDKSKQSESDRRRSKRSRSRSQSPSFKKERTEVTKKDDSLKPKGTKGYRSPSPDERGSRSVEKQLLQGKSRKSNDESLLKNAADPSPSRDGRKIKEKHHHRDSSSGSEKDESKVDEEKKVKKKHKKKKSKKKRSQSLSQSSSGGEDSGEGTCSKKKAKKSKKKKKSSKHSEKHKKKRKPSESSVLSDHGSPVRTNEEEPAYKKKTKTSESSAQEIRREKSPETKRTHESLVEKGKAERRKSPELEKVKEKNSRERVKDKTLRTRDSSEDFVHEEKDERKSQGRRYELDFSPPGKGKTETEEKRRSGGEKSRETQKPQRERSRSPSRKERSRSPTRGGRSGSPMRKERNRSPSRKERSRSPPRRERSKSPARRERSRSPANVPERRQSYRERSRERSRSPRERRRSPLRPPVRYERWRRETYLNTRRWDDRRRWEDQRRRRDDSRDRHRRDDSRERRRRDDSRDRRKRSRSRDREDSPKMWPKKVKKEVSSSEESDGDENSSSSERRERKASPSLRKRSKSRSPSLEKRERRSSRERVDNKDGRSREPQKTRDRKGDREDKSRDIKKEPPESSSIEPDTSGKNYGLEKKLKRDEDDGRPKSSEAKNLRDRWGSAEDWGLNKDEAPVKEKEKVNLEVSGKLAEDTNMFRGVLIKYNEPPEAKKPTLRWRLYPFKGDEPLPVLHIHRQSAYLIGRDRKIADLPIDHPSCSKQHAVLQYRSVPFEKADGTKARRVLPYIIDLGSSNGTFLNGSKIEPQRYVELKEKDVLKFGFSSREFVVLNEKSAGNENMSDHEPASPGSE, encoded by the exons ATGTCAAAAAAGCGCCGCCATGACCCTTCAGAGGATGAAATCGATGCGGAGCCGATTCCTTCGGATCCAGAAGAGTTCAAAAGTGAGTCTTCTGTGAAACAGCACAAATCTAGGCGGCAAGATCATCCACGAAATGGTGACgacaaaaaatctaaaaaaatggaaaagagggagcctgagaagaaaagaaggaccAACACCTCGTCAAGAAGCGGCTCGTCCAGTTCTTCTGATTCAAATTCAAACAGCTCGGACTCTGAAG GCTCCTCAGACGATTCTGCCAGCAGTAAATCTTCAGCATCTCGTAACGCTAGTCCTGCGAAATCCAAAGGTCGCGTTCCAGAGAAGGAGAAGCGCAAGAATTCGCCGGTTCTAG cagaGAAGCGTCGTCGTTCAATATCGGAtgaaaggaagaggaagaaaggatCCTTACCTAATTCTTCTCCTGTAAGGCAAAG ATCGCCTTCTAAGTCTTCGAAGGAAGCACGGCCAAATGCAAAGTCAAGTAGAGAAGAAGCATCCGGGTCTAGTGACAAGTCAAAACA GTCGGAGTCAGATCGCCGCCGAAGCAAAAGAAGTCGTTCACGATCGCAAAGTCCGTCTTTCAAAAAGGAGCGGACGGAGGTAACTAAAAAGGACGACTCCTTGAAACCTAAAGGAACTAAAGGATATCGTTCACC TTCACCTGACGAAAGAGGTTCGCGTTCAGTAGAGAAACAGTTGTTGCAAGGAAAATCAAGGAAGAGTAACGACGAGTCGCTTTTGAAAAACGCAGCTGATCCTTCTCCATCTAG AGATGGTCGCAAAATCAAGGAGAAGCATCACCATCGAGACTCTTCGAGTGGTTCCGAAAAGGATGAGTCAAAGGTggacgaagaaaagaaggtgaaaaagaagcataaaaagaagaagtccaaAAAGAAGCGCAGTCAGTCATTATCGCAATCGTCCTCGGGAGGCGAAGATTCTGGAGAGGGCACTTGCAGCAAGAAAAAGGCGAAGAAgtctaaaaagaagaaaaagagttcgaaGCATAGCGAAAAACataagaagaaacgaaaaccTTCTGAGAGCAGCGTGCTATCAGATCATGGATCTCCTGTTAGAACTAACGAAGAGGAACCTGCCTAcaagaagaagacgaagacCTCCGAGTCGAGTGCACAGGAAATTCGGAGAGAAAAGTCTCCAGAAACGAAAAGAACTCACGAGAGCTTGGTGGAAAAAGGTAAAGCTGAGAGAAGGAAAAGCCCTGAGCTGGAAAAAGTTAAAGAGAAGAATTCCAGAGAAAGGGTGAAAGACAAAACGCTTAGGACTAGGGATAGTTCCGAAGATTTTGTACATGAggagaaagatgaaagaaaatctcaagGGCGACGGTATGAACTCGACTTTTCTCCTCCAGGGAAGGGAAAAACTGAAActgaggagaaaagaagaagcggTGGGGAGAAATCTCGTGAGACTCAGAAACCTCAGAGAGAAAGGAGCAGATCTCCTTCACGAAAAGAGAGAAGTAGGTCGCCAACAAGAGGGGGAAGAAGCGGATCTCCCATGCGGAAGGAAAGGAATAGATCTCCatctagaaaagaaaggagtaGATCTCCTCCTCGTCGGGAGAGAAGCAAATCTCCTGCACGAAGAGAACGGAGTAGATCTCCGGCAAATGTGCCCGAAAGACGACAAAGCTATCGGGAAAGGTCTCGTGAACGAAGTAGAAGTCCCCGTGAAAGGAGAAGAAGTCCTCTTAGACCACCAGTTCGTTATGAACGATGGCGTCGTGAAACGTATCTCAACACCCGACGTTGGGATGACCGACGCCGTTGGGAAGATCAACGTCGAAGGAGAGACGATTCCCGAGACCGACACCGAAGGGATGACTCTAGAGAGCGGAGACGTCGTGATGATTCGAGAGATCGTAGAAAGAGAAGCCGGTCAAGAGATAGAGAGGATAGCCCTAAAATGTGGccgaaaaaggtgaaaaaggaAGTGAGCTCATCTGAGGAGTCGGACGGCGATGAGAA CTCCAGCTCATctgagagaagagaaaggaaagcaTCGCCTTCTCTAAGAAAGAG GTCGAAATCGAGATCCCCTTcgcttgaaaaaagagaaag AAGAAGTTCTCGTGAGCGCGTCGATAACAAGGACGGTCGCAGTCGGGAGCCCCAGAAAACTCG AGATCGAAAAGGCGATAGAGAAGATAAGAGTCGAGATATCAAGAAAGAACCACCAGAAAGCTCCTCAATAGAACCCGACACCTCTGGAAAGaattatggacttgaaaaaa AGCTAAAGCGTGATGAAGATGATGGACGACCGAAATCATCCGAAGCGAAAAATTTGAG AGATCGATGGGGTTCAGCGGAAGATTGGGGTCTCAACAAGGACGAGGCGCCggtgaaagaaaaggagaag GTAAATCTTGAAGTAAGTGGAAAACTCGCCGAAGACACTAATATGTTCCGCGGTGTTTTAATAAAGTATAATGAACCTCCCGAAGCTAAGAAACCGACTTTGAG ATGGCGACTGTATCCTTTCAAAGGAGACGAACCGCTTCCTGTTCTTCACATTCATCGCCAATCAGCGTATCTAATTGGGAGAGATCGGAAAATAGCTGATCTTCCGATTGATCATCCAAGCTGTAGCAAACAGCATGCTGTGCTGCAGtacag ATCGGTACCGTTCGAAAAGGCAGACGGTACGAAAGCACGGCGGGTGCTGCCTTATATAATTGATTTGGGCAGTTCAAATGGAACGTTCCTTAATGGATCGAAAATTGAACCGCAAAG GTATGTGGAACTGAAAGAGAAGGACGTGCTGAAATTTGGTTTCTCCAGCCGTGAATTCGTGGTTCTCAATGAGAAATCGGCTGGCAATGAGAACATGTCAGATCATGAACCTGCATCACCTGGTTCAGAATAG